The Coregonus clupeaformis isolate EN_2021a chromosome 35, ASM2061545v1, whole genome shotgun sequence genome includes the window CTCTCAGTGCTGGGAGTGTGCACTGTCTTTTCTTGTCCAGCCCTAAGAGGCCTCCTCCATGTGGACTCTAAGCTCTTCTTATTAGGTTCCATAGTCAGCGCTGTATGAGTCAGCGACTGGGCCTGCACTGGAGGTCAGTAACCATCACTGTGGCCCTAGCACAGGCCGCACAGGAACCTCCCAGCCAGCGACACTGGGTGAATCGCTCTGGTTCTCCCACACAGAGGACGTATAATAGGTATGCAGGTCAAGGCTTGGGTGACGCTCAGGAATGCTTAGCTCTGCTCCTCTGAGTTTAACGCACACCCTTTGACTGAGAAGAACCCCTGATCAGTGTGTGTTCAGACCTCAGTGTGTATGTGCTGAGAGCAAACAGTGCTTGTGTTAGCTAGAGGTGACTAATGGGTGTAGCCGTGCCGTGCCAACAGCAGGATAAGTGTGTCTGATGAGATCAAAGTCTCAGCCTGACTGTCTCACTAGTTGGTGAGTGGAGCATTCAGAGACATCCTGTCCTACTCCCGTCAGCTATTGTGTAATATCAAGGCTATCCTCTCTTCCAAAGAAATATCACACATTATTGTCTCTCCCTTATTGTCATCAGCTTGTCATCAACTTTCAGGATGACGAGTTTACGTTTTACCCATTAGAAGTTATGGGTagttacagtgagctccaaaagtattgggacagtgacacgtatagttgttttggctctgtactacagcactttggatttgaaattaaaCAATGActattaaagtgcagactgtcagctttaatttgagggggttttcatccatatcgggtgaaccctTTAGGAATTACAGTACATTTTGTacatagtcctctgtagctcaattggtagagcatggcgcttgtaacgccagggtagtgggttcgatccccgggaccacccatacctaaaaatgtatgcacacatgactgtaagtcgctttggataaaagcttctgctaaatggcatattattattattattattttaggggaccaaaggtattgggacaaattcacttatatgtgtattaaagtagtcaaaagtttagtatttggtcccatattcctagcacgcaatgactacatcaagcttgtgactacgaacgtgttggatgcatttgctatttgttttggttgtgggttgtgtttcagattattttgtgcccaatagaaatgaatggtaaatattgaattgtgtcattttgcagtcacttttattgtaaataagaatataatatgtttctaaatacttctacattaatgtggatgctaccatgattatggatcatcctgaatgaatcatgaataatgatgagtgaaaaAGTTAGAGGCATagacttttgactactttaatacacataagtgaatttgtcccaatatgtttggtcccctaaaatcgggggactatgtacaaaaactgcagtaatttctaaacggttcacccgatatggatgaaaataccctcaaatgaaagctgacagtctgaactttaacctcatagtcattgtatcatttcatacagagccaaaacaacaaaacattgtcactgtcccaatacttttggagctcactgtatatgacGTTGATCTTCCCTCCCATAGCACTGAAATGCCCTGCTGTCTTCCATGAACAGATCCGCAGCCTGCAGAGGTCCAGGGTAAGACCTCACAAACTCATTTCACTAACACTAGTGTTCATTGTACTTCATTGAGATAAACACACACTATCACATGCATGTGCCGTTCCATATCATCTCaataaaaattttttttttttttttacagacagaGAACTTCCTGAAGCACAAAATCCGCAGTAGACCTGAACGTTCAGAGCTGGTTCGCATGCACATCCTGCAAGGTAACCACACTACCATGTACTGTATGCTTTATGATAGGCTGTAGAGAAGATAGATAATACAGAGCATActcaactacagtgagggaaaatagtatttgatcccctgctgattttgtacgtttgcccactgacaaagacatgaccagtctgtaattttaatggtaggtttatttgaacagtgagagacagaataacaacaaaaaggtttgcacacatcaaaatccctcctgagatgtgtgcaaacctggtggccaactacaagaaacgtctgacctctgtgattgccaacaaggagtttgccaccaagtactaaatcatgttttgcagaggggtcaaatacttatttccctcattaaaatgcaaatcaatttataacatttttgacatgcatttttctggatttttttgttgttattctgtctctcactgttcaaataaacctaccattaaaattatagactgatcatgtctttgtcagtgggcaaacgtacaaaatcagcaggggatcaaatacttttttccctcactgtaccaacaGAACGTCAATATACGTTTAGCTGGTCAAGTTAGCTCTCAGAAGAGAGATGATGATGGAAGAGGAGGTTCCTGTGAAATTGTATCCCTCCCTATTGGATACAATCCATAGGATGTTAAATATTCACAACTTTAGATGTTACAATCAGTTGTCTGATTGATTGTCTTTGACGTATGAGGACATACCACCTTAAACAGTCTCCATTGTGAGACacacagtagtagaacagtactgTTGTGAGTTCTAGGTAGACTAGCAGTTACTGATGAGTTGCTGTCTGTCCCACAGAGACCCATGCGGAGGCCTCACTGCAGGCCACTCAGATGATGCTGAAGAGAGCCAGGCTGGCTGATGACCTCAATGAGAAGCTGGCCCAGCGACCCGGCCCCATGGAGCTGGTGGTCAAGAACATTCTGCCTGTGGAACCCAGCCTCGTCAAGGACGCCGTCACCGGTAGAGAACATTATTATCTCCAGGCTAAGGGCGAAGTTAATCATTCAACTCCCACTCCCTGGATATTTTGTATAGTCTAGATTTCTGAAAGTGCCTATTACGACTAACACAGCATTGAGACATTTCCAGTGACTACCATAAGAAACAACTTAGTACAAACCTCTCTCCGTTGGTCTACTTGTAATTAATAAGCTGTGCTTTTGCACGTTACGTTGCAGATCGCACAGATGGTGGGGTGGAGAATGACTTCCCCAAGACAACAACACTGGATGTGTACAACTTTGACGAGGACAGCAGCGACGCCCTGTCCCCAGAGCAGCCGGCCAGCCAGGAGTCCCAGAGTTCCTCTGCCCCCTCACCCTCCCCCAGGACCCCCAGGGAGACAGAGGCCCCTGCTGCTCCCTCCACCTCCCAACCGACCAGCTCCATCACCATGCAGGTAGGTCCCATCGCTATACCTCACCACCTATAAATACCCATCTTAAATTGTGTTATGGTATGACTAACAGCGTAAATATTTTTATTTCTACATTTTGGGCCTGAATAATAGTCTCCCAGTGCACCAAGTTGTATATCAAATTTAGCTTGCTAGAAAATATTATTTGCCTCTTCTGTTTTTTTCTGTATTAGAAGGCATCCATCTTTTGTTAGTCTTTTTCCAGTTGCTCTGCCCTTGTGGCTTAGTGTGGGAGGGGGATTTACAGGCCTCTGTTCCCCTCCTTACTGAACGGGCCATGtggtttctgtctgtctctttatctcAGCACTGCCCACCTACCTCCCAGTCCACAACAGACTTCCTCAACTTCTCTCAAGTCTCCACCAATGAGCATCAGAACAATCGCCTGGTGACCACGCCTCAGCCAATCACCATTGTTGCCCCTCTAAAGCCGGGGCCCATGTTAGTAAAGGTGAGCCACAAACTTTAAAGAAAGTGATGGAGAGTACTTGAACATTGTGGCAAAGGTATGGTAAATCATGGAAATGTGCAACGATTAAATATACATTTGTTTATAGCATTTAGCTGAGCACATTACAAGCTATAACCAAACTTTTCTTTCTCTTGGCACAGAAAGCTATTTATTTCAGCAATGAAGATATTTTGGTTCCTTTTGGATCCCAGTTAGCTGAGCAAGCTTTTCCTACAAACACTAAATATACCCTGTAAACATGAAAGTcatcagactctctctctctgatctgttGTGGTTTTCATGCTGCTTCCTTTGGAACTGTAATCAGAGATAAGATGTCAGAGGACAAACACTGGGGCTGTGTTCGGTCACAGTGAAAGAGCCTGTCAGTGCAGGCAGAGACGAGTCGAAAGTGACGGTTCAACCAAGTCAAATGTGGTTCAAAGCACAACAAGGCCTGGAGGAGTTTTTCACAAATCCATTAATTTAAACTGCCAGCCGCTCTCAGTCTTCAATTAAGGTTAAGTGACAGGCTTACTCTTAGCCTTCAGGGCATAAAGGATGGAAGCGAAAGACGGGAGTAAAGCAATAACTTGGGCATTTGTCATAATCCTTTACCCTCAAAGCAAATTAATATTTTCTGAGCTCTGCCCCTCCAGTGTTGAAGAACAGGGAGGAATACATTTGAGGCTGTGTGTTTGCATAAACCAACTTGAATTGGTGTTATGATATTTATATGGCTTGGATCTACCTCCCAAATGCCAAGCCATTTAATGTGTATCCTGTAATTTAGTTACTGAACAATAAGGGTCACCTCACATCCCTTTCCACATTCCATTTCCCCATCCTGTCTTTCTCACTGGGCGTTATCACAACGTCCCACATATTAATTTGATACTACAGTATGAAATGGGCACAATTTCATGTACAAGCCTCACAATACTGGCAAGATGTTTAGACATTATCCATAACAGTCAGAACAGGCTTTAGATCACCAAAAATGTCCACAAACCACTCTATGAGATGAACCTTTGAGGTTTTCAGTTAAAACATTTCACTGCTCCTCCCAGATAGTATTCAGTAGGTTGTAACCGTTCCTCTTTTCCCTGTGCAGCAAAGCCAGCCAAAGACACCCAATGACAAGAGCCGCAGTAAAAAGAATAAGGACGCCAAGCCGCGGGTGAAGAAGCTCAAGTACCACCAGTACATCCCCCCGGACCAGAAACAGGAGCCCAACGAGGCCCCCATGGACTCAGCCTACGCCAGGCTACtgcatcagcagcagcagttccTCCAGCTGCAGATACtgagccagcagcagcagcactatAATTACCAGGCCATCCTGCCTGCCCCACTTAAGTATGGCCCACTGTAAAAAGGACATTGGAATGTAATGTGTTACCACAGCTTGCATACCGTAGGCCAAGTAATGTGGCTAGCCCTCACATCCTAGTTGTAGTTTTATTGACTGATAGCTTTGTGTTGAGGGCAGTCAGTACATCATAGCTACACCTGGAAGACAAACATTGTTTCCTTTGAACAATGTCATGATTTTTTTCTTTACCAAACAATCCTAACAGAATAAGTCCACACCTGGGTAATAGTGATGTAATCTGCCACATCCGTTTCCTGCACAGCTTCTGTTTGTCTTAGATATAGTATTCCTGTCTTCATTGTCCTGGATGGAGACTGTTGAATGTGAATGATGGGACATACAGGAAACTCTTTCTCCCATCCGAACACTAAACTCTGAACCCTCCTCCTTTTGTCTGTGTTCCTACAGGTcgatggagggtcagaacagctGCTCCAATGTGTCTCTGAGTGGCAGCAGTCTGTCCAGTCCCATCATGGTCTCTCTACCCAGCGCTGCCCCAGCACGGTCTAACCAGACTCTTACAAACCGCAAGCCTGGTGTCCTACCTGCCAACCTGGATGAAATGAAGGTGAAGCTCAATCCTGCTCCATAAAAACATACAGTAGCTTATTTTACTCAAACATAGATATATTACAGGGCAGAGCACAGCACATCACCTAGGCAGTGACATGTTGTATGGCGATTTATTGAGAGGGCTTGTCTTCTATGATGAAGACTCATAACTGTTCATTATCCCTGGCCCGTAGGTAGCTGAGCTGAAGATGGAGCTGAAACTGCGAGGTCTTCCGGTGTCTGGCACCAAGACTGACCTGATAGAGAGATTAAAGCCTTATCAGGAGAGCCCCAGCAGCCAGGCTGCCACTGCCATGGAGCTGACAGGccacacaggggccccacagccGGAGAGCATGAGCTCCACACCCCCTGTGTCCCCCGCGCCCTCAGAGGTCTCCAGCCTGGGCATGGAGGAGGCTGGGATGCCAGGAGCTCTTTCCCCAGCTCGGCCCACTCCCTCTGGGTCGTCTCCCCACCAAGGCCCCCTGGAGGACAGCCCCATGGAGACCAGAACCTCAGAGAAGGACCAGCGATTGCACGAGAAGGAGCGTCAGATCGAGGAGCTGATGTGGAAGCTGGAGCAGGAGCAGAGGCTGGTGGAGGAGCTGAAGATGCAGCTAGAGGTGGAGAAGAGGGGTCAGCCCAGCCCTCCAGCCCCCATGGCCCTGGCCCAGGTCAAAGAAGAGGGCAGGGCCGCCTCAAACTGCTCCGCCCCTGCGCATAGCCCACTCGCAGTGGTGAAACAGGAGGAGCCCGGCACAGGCCAGGTGCAGACGTCCCCCCTGCCTCAGTTCTTCATCAGCCACCAGCAGGTGCCTCAGGTCTTCAGACAGCCCCAGCCTCAGACCCCGCTGTCTGGCCAGCCTGGAACACAGATCctgctgcctgtctccctgcccaCCAGCACTGCCACCATCCAGCTACCGAACAACAGCATTAAGCTGCAGGTCAGAGACCCGGTCCTGCAGACCACAGTTAGCACTACAGCTCCAGGCCTCATCCAGAAAACAGAGGCCTCAGCACCCCAGCAACAACAACACACCACCCAGACCCAACGCATGGCTCAGGTCAGAATATCTGGTTTACTTTACTCCAATCCCATATTTAGAGTGGGATATTCCCCAAGCTACTGTCAGCAGCCACCATTTTACCCACCTGTATTGTAGTGTCTCTGTGTATTGGGTTATAGTACTCTCCATGGGCTGTGTGCTGCACCAAACCACAACTAAATAAATAGCTGTCTGTGGATGAATTGTTCCGCTGAATAAATTGCACATCCTGTTTTTGTGCCCTTTTTCTGGTATAACACCGTTTCCAGAGCACTTTATAAATTACATTCTATTGTGATGGGCCGGCCTAATCACATTTCTTAGGGCATTAGCCGTGTTTTGAAAGCAGAGAGTCTCTCTCTCCAACTTCTTTAATATGCTCTTCTCTGGGTAATTTATCTAGTGTGTTGCCAAGGTAATAGCAGGCCTGGCCAGGGTGATGAATTCCTCTCCTAGTCACATCAAAAGGAGGGCCGGAGCCTGTCTAAGCTCCGGTTACTGGAGCAGGTGCTGACTGACGGCCAGGCAGACAGCACAGTAGACTATGTTGTCTGCTGTAGTCTCTATaggaccagacctgggttcaaatagcatGTGTTTTCCTTCAAATACTTAAGCTGTGCTTGACTGGGCTTGTCTGGCATAATTAAACCAATtggatagtcccaaaagtgcacaCCCCATCCATCGGTCACTCAAATGCAAGCTCAAGCAAACACTACTTAATTGAAAGAtgtcaaatactatttgaacccaagtCTGCAGAGCTGCACTGGGCCGAACCGACAGCCAGCCAGAATTAGCAACAGCATCACAACACTCATTGAAGAGTGCTCTCACACCCAGAAACACACAGCTTTTAGCACTGCACTGATACCCAACAGCCCATGCCTTTTATTGTGTTCCTAAAGAATGTGTACTACCACATAATACTACATAAACACTTTTTATTCCTCCCAGAGAGAGTGTCTACCCTGTCTAACCACTAGTGTTTACTACTATAGCTGACCAGTATATCTGTCCCAGAGGGAGCGTGTACCACGGGGTTAACCACTGTTCATCATTCCTCTACAGACGACAGTCCCACtgtgcaccaccaccacctcaggcTCTGGGTTCCAGTTCAGAGCAGGCCCAGGTCAGACAGAGATCCCCCAGTGTTTCCTAAACACCTCCCCAGGGAGCAGGTCCCCTTCCAGGGCCTCGTCCAACCAAGCAGTCCCCAATGGTCCAACAAACAAGGTATTGTTTAAATACTGTATTACGTATACACATCTTATCTACATGTATTCATTTAGTTGTGTTGAATATGTGAACCGCATTGTTTACAGCTTATAGGGGTTAGAGCTCATTGTTTTTTCTGTCCATCAGTCCCCCTCTCCCTGCCAGCCCAACTTCTCAAACCACGTCCCAAAGAGTAAGGACCCGCCACGCTACGAAGAGGCGGTTAAACAGACACGCAGAATGCAGACTGCTGCACAGGTAATAGAGCTTGTATAACACTACTAAAACACACTGGACTGACCTGCTAGGTCTGTTAGGCATTAAGGCAGGTATTGACTGGTCTTTATTGTCTATGCAGGTTCCCACTGCAACCAGCCAGCACATGGACGACCTGTTTGACGTGTTGATCGAGAGTGGAGGTGAGAAAAATACTTGACTATAGTTGGGGTCTCCTTCTCCATTGAGACAGCTTTATCAGTCCCTTCCTGTCCATTAATCCATTATCGCCCATGTTCCTTCTTCTACAGAGATCTCCCCCTTCATCAGACAGGACCCTTCCTTTCCAGACAAGCTGCTTCCTGTGACCGCCAGTGTAACCACCCTGCCCTTCAACACGGTGCTATCCCGCCCCCCGCCCCAGATCCAGGTGGCCCGGCCCATCCCCACCCTGAACCCCCCGGCCCCACCCAGCCTGACAGCCCTGGCCACAGACAACCAGCTGGAGGCCTTCCTGGAGGGCACGCTGGCTGGGGAGACTGAGCCCCGGACACTGAGGCTGATGGAGGAGCTGCACAGCCAGCTGCTGGAGCAGTCCCCCCACTCCCCCATGGACATGGAGTCAGACACCACCGGGTTCAACAACATCAGTGCACCCCCCTCCAGCTACCACCTGGACCACACCAACCTGGACAACATGGAGTGGCTGGAACTGACCATGCCCGGGCCGACAGGGGGGCTCAACCCACTGGGCCTTCCCCCGTCTGGGGTCTTCTCCTCTGACTTCCTGGACTCCCATGACCTGCAGCTACACTGGGACTAAGGGGCATCAATGTGACCCCCTGCCCCCAAACAGGCCTGTTCAGACAGAGGGCTGtcagggagagacacacacatactgataAGTGAGACGGAgagcccagtcctcctccagtggaggtgggggaggagagtGCAGTGCTGCTGGCCTTGAGTCTCTGTGGGCAGTTCTGTGCAGGGTTACAGCAGCAGTGGTGGTGGATCTCACTGCTCTGAGCAGCTCAGAGTGCTAGAGGCATGGACCCGCCTTCCTCATTGGATATACAATATAGCCCTCTGAGGTATCGGCCCTCATAACAGCCACTCATTCTAAGGAAGGCAAAGCACCCGCTGGGCTGACCGTGGTATAGATCAGTGGTATGATTAGGTTAATCTCCCCCTGTGGTCTCTTTCAGAAGAGGACCTGGTCTGAGGAAGGGTGGTCTCTACTGAAATGGCGTTACAGTAGATAAGGAGTGGGACCAGGAAATGTGATCCCGGCTCAGGATGAGAACTTGCTAGTGGAAACAGATGTTGACCCAGGTGTTAGAGAACATTTCACGCCTGGTTCTGACTGCGCCACAGTGgcatggttactgactgactttCGTGATAAATTTGACAGACAGCGCAGAGAGATATTATAAGCCTATGTCTACAGTAGCAGGAGTCTGTCTGCTCTGCTGCATACATCACTAAGGCAGCTGTATTACAGTCCTGTATGTAAATGACCTATTGGAATGTGGTATTAGCTTAGCATTATGGCTTTGAAATAACTGCCTTTGCTTTACTCAGTGCCCCCATGCGATTCCCATCATAGGAGGAAATGGGACACAGATGCTAAAAGACTGCACATATTGCATTGTGCCTTATTTATAAGACCTTTCGGCAAATATATTGCTATTATCAAGGCATTGCTTTCACTTAATTCAACCAAAGAATTTCCACAGAGTAATGACTGATAGTGTTGTCACTAAAATGAAGCAGACGACTACTTAAAGTGAAGTGTTAACAGTAAGCAGCCTTATATCATGTAAGATAAAACAGTGAGAGCACGAAACCCACAACCCACCCACAATAAGAGAGCTGTCGGCCTGAGAACTCTTGAATTCATCTGAATTAGAAGTTGAGAGGCGTCACATTTCTGGCAGCTGTTGTTCTTACTCTATTCTTGTGTGGGGAGCGTAGGGCCAATGTGAGTTTGTTTACCAAACTGCAACGTGCTTTGCCTTAGTGTCCATGGGGTCACAATAGGTGGCACAGCATCCCACAGCACTGCTGTACCTAGCCAGGTCTAGGCTTATGTCCTTTATAGGATTGACAAAAGAGCCTTTgaaaatgttctctctctcaaCCCTATTGTCAAGTCTGGAGTGGATCTATCCCAATGTACAGATCAGCTGAATTTTGCTTGTTTATGTGTGGTGTGCAGTGCACATGAGTGAGAgctggtgtgtgtctgtgcactGCACATCTGTGTTGCATATCGCTTTTGCTTGTTTTGACTTTAGGAACTGCCAGAAATATAGCCAGTAAATTCCCCTCAGCATTTCCATGGCTCTCTTCAATATACCGTCTTAGTTGGCTGATATACTGAGAACAGACAAATTGACATCATTCAGTTTGACAAGCCAGTGAGTCACAGTGAATCAGCAGAGGTGGTTCAAGGCTGTCTTGTGCATTTGTGATCAGCTTAGCAATATTTGTGGCCATAATCCTGCAGGTTCAGGTGTCTTTGACACTCAAATGTTCATGTAATTTAGTAGAGCCCAAAAAAATGGAAGAAGCTTTAAAACACTATTCAGCATGATAAGTAAGTACCAACGACAGCATAAGCATTCCTTGGAAATACATTGCAGACGGTGCTAAAGAAATATGTAATCAATGGTTTTGATCAATTATAGCCTACCTGTCTGTCCCCTACCAAAGAAAATTACTTAAAAGGTCCAatacagccgtttttatctcaatatcaaatcatttctgagtaacaattaagtaccttactatgattgttttcacttaaaatgatccccccaaaaataaaaccgcttcttagcaaagagcaatttctctaGCAATAatgttgctaggactgtctgggagtggtctgagtagggagggggaaactgaaaattagctgttattggcagagctgtttggaactctttcttattggtctattaactaatttaccgccaggtgatgtcaccaggcaaaccaaaactccatcccacgtaaacaggctgacatttcaggaggtatttttaaacagctcttagactaaaagggcattatcatcattttcacagtattattccaacctcactgagtgtacaaaacacctgctctttcaaggtgaatccaggtgaaaactatgatcccttattgatgtcacctgttaaatccacttcaatcagtgtagatgaatgggaggagacaggatacattaggatttttaatccttgagtcaattgagacatggattgtgtatgtgtgccattcaagaaggtgaatgggcaatacaaaagatttaagtgcctttgaacgaggtatgctagtaggtgccaggcgcactggtttgagtgtgtcaataactccaacgctgctgggtttttcacgctcaacagtttcctgtgtgtatcaagaattgtccaccacccaaaggacatccagccaacttgacacaactgtgagaagcaggcattggagtcaacattggtcagcatccctgtggaacgcttcgacaccttgtagtccatgcgccgacgaattgaggctgttctgaggggaaaagggggtgcaactcaatattaggacgctgttcctaatgttttgtacactcagtgtatatacaggaaaatcaaaatgtttttgaatgcactgggcctttaagagcCTCAATTTCACACATTGCTGTTagaaaaacagacaaaagcactTAAATTGCAAAGCAGTTTACACCGAGTGGATAAAAAATGGGTAGCTAATCAAAAAAACATTGTCTTTGTGCACAACTTTGTTTTTGTTTAAGCATCAGTGCCTCATTTTACTATTCAAAGTCTGTCACCCATTGATCACGTGTCCAAACTAAAGAAAGGGAGAATGTTCTGGAACCAGAAGTAATTTAATTTGTACTATACTAGTGTAGCCCCCCCTGCAATGGTGATACATATTTAGTATGCCATACATTTTGCACATTGTGTATATATTTTATGTCATGCATTTTATGCACATCTGAGCTCTTTTGTATTAAGACTGTTTGGTGTATACAGTATGCGTACTACTGTATACCCATTATGTATATATAGCCTTTTGTGTCAATAAAAATGGTAATGTACATTGTGTGAAAATCATTCAGTTGTGTTTAGTAAATAAAATCATGTGACATTTCATTTATCAAGGAGTTCCAAACCCTAACACAGCCACCACTAGGCTTGGATAATTCACATGCAGCTTTAGAGTTCACATACCTTGAAACACAATTTTCCTCTGATGTTTTACAATTCACACAGGGTTTTTgcagtacaaaaaaaaaaaaaaaaaaaaaca containing:
- the LOC121550811 gene encoding myocardin-related transcription factor B-like isoform X1, with protein sequence MEPQGSLGVEGDFSLQLALLVPSLRREAVTHELEELTLQPSPSLPPLKERKNVLQRRLQQRRTREQLVEQGIMPPLKCPAVFHEQIRSLQRSRTENFLKHKIRSRPERSELVRMHILQETHAEASLQATQMMLKRARLADDLNEKLAQRPGPMELVVKNILPVEPSLVKDAVTDRTDGGVENDFPKTTTLDVYNFDEDSSDALSPEQPASQESQSSSAPSPSPRTPRETEAPAAPSTSQPTSSITMQHCPPTSQSTTDFLNFSQVSTNEHQNNRLVTTPQPITIVAPLKPGPMLVKQSQPKTPNDKSRSKKNKDAKPRVKKLKYHQYIPPDQKQEPNEAPMDSAYARLLHQQQQFLQLQILSQQQQHYNYQAILPAPLKSMEGQNSCSNVSLSGSSLSSPIMVSLPSAAPARSNQTLTNRKPGVLPANLDEMKVAELKMELKLRGLPVSGTKTDLIERLKPYQESPSSQAATAMELTGHTGAPQPESMSSTPPVSPAPSEVSSLGMEEAGMPGALSPARPTPSGSSPHQGPLEDSPMETRTSEKDQRLHEKERQIEELMWKLEQEQRLVEELKMQLEVEKRGQPSPPAPMALAQVKEEGRAASNCSAPAHSPLAVVKQEEPGTGQVQTSPLPQFFISHQQVPQVFRQPQPQTPLSGQPGTQILLPVSLPTSTATIQLPNNSIKLQVRDPVLQTTVSTTAPGLIQKTEASAPQQQQHTTQTQRMAQTTVPLCTTTTSGSGFQFRAGPGQTEIPQCFLNTSPGSRSPSRASSNQAVPNGPTNKSPSPCQPNFSNHVPKSKDPPRYEEAVKQTRRMQTAAQVPTATSQHMDDLFDVLIESGEISPFIRQDPSFPDKLLPVTASVTTLPFNTVLSRPPPQIQVARPIPTLNPPAPPSLTALATDNQLEAFLEGTLAGETEPRTLRLMEELHSQLLEQSPHSPMDMESDTTGFNNISAPPSSYHLDHTNLDNMEWLELTMPGPTGGLNPLGLPPSGVFSSDFLDSHDLQLHWD
- the LOC121550811 gene encoding myocardin-related transcription factor B-like isoform X2, whose translation is MLVLVPHCPDHSMGLQTRPLSDPALSSSMACLDVETPAVCRVLQRRLQQRRTREQLVEQGIMPPLKCPAVFHEQIRSLQRSRTENFLKHKIRSRPERSELVRMHILQETHAEASLQATQMMLKRARLADDLNEKLAQRPGPMELVVKNILPVEPSLVKDAVTDRTDGGVENDFPKTTTLDVYNFDEDSSDALSPEQPASQESQSSSAPSPSPRTPRETEAPAAPSTSQPTSSITMQHCPPTSQSTTDFLNFSQVSTNEHQNNRLVTTPQPITIVAPLKPGPMLVKQSQPKTPNDKSRSKKNKDAKPRVKKLKYHQYIPPDQKQEPNEAPMDSAYARLLHQQQQFLQLQILSQQQQHYNYQAILPAPLKSMEGQNSCSNVSLSGSSLSSPIMVSLPSAAPARSNQTLTNRKPGVLPANLDEMKVAELKMELKLRGLPVSGTKTDLIERLKPYQESPSSQAATAMELTGHTGAPQPESMSSTPPVSPAPSEVSSLGMEEAGMPGALSPARPTPSGSSPHQGPLEDSPMETRTSEKDQRLHEKERQIEELMWKLEQEQRLVEELKMQLEVEKRGQPSPPAPMALAQVKEEGRAASNCSAPAHSPLAVVKQEEPGTGQVQTSPLPQFFISHQQVPQVFRQPQPQTPLSGQPGTQILLPVSLPTSTATIQLPNNSIKLQVRDPVLQTTVSTTAPGLIQKTEASAPQQQQHTTQTQRMAQTTVPLCTTTTSGSGFQFRAGPGQTEIPQCFLNTSPGSRSPSRASSNQAVPNGPTNKSPSPCQPNFSNHVPKSKDPPRYEEAVKQTRRMQTAAQVPTATSQHMDDLFDVLIESGEISPFIRQDPSFPDKLLPVTASVTTLPFNTVLSRPPPQIQVARPIPTLNPPAPPSLTALATDNQLEAFLEGTLAGETEPRTLRLMEELHSQLLEQSPHSPMDMESDTTGFNNISAPPSSYHLDHTNLDNMEWLELTMPGPTGGLNPLGLPPSGVFSSDFLDSHDLQLHWD